The genomic stretch TGTCACGTCCACATATTGCATCCATGCTCACCTCATGAAAACCGAGGTACAAGGCAGGGCAAATTACTTCCAAAATAGATgtcatattatatatatatatcatgtatatatatattttatatatacatatatataatatatatatatatacacacacatatatatataacatatatatatataaataacaaTCATatatacacattcatacatacatatactaATTTATGTgatgcaaagaaacaaaaatgtacacatttctTCCAAAATTGTAACAAAGACTGGAAAGTATTTTGTTTGCTCTGGAGCAACATCGTGTCGCTGTTTAGCCGCTGCGAGGATTTATCCACATTTGTGGACACCAAAGTCGTCTCCCACATTTGTGTCCACGTTCAACTGGCATAGAACTCACAGAGAGAggcggagggagagggagaaacaaggtgtgagacagaaaagagggcGGTGGTGCAAATACAGAGGTTGGAGTCAATGGAGGGATGAAAATAAGGGTGTGATGGAAGGGGATGTGTGCGGAAAATCTGAATGAAGCCCCTGACTCAtaacaaaaaatggaaaaggaaaacGATTATCAGGGAGtgttgacataaaaaaaaatcacaaacaaattttgtgttcttttattACTAAATATAGTGCAACAATAAACATTGCATTTCTTTCATCCTGTCACTTGCGTTCGAGGATGTTAACTTTGCTTTCCCCGACGTTTTCTGTTCTTAACACTTGTGAATGCGAGGCGTAACCCTGGTTCTGTCACTGTCCTGTGCCACAAGGtcagtcctcctctctgcaaCAAAACAGGCTTCAGATTCAGAGACGTAAACATAACACAGACCCTgctcaaaacaagacaaaaaaaacaaaaaaaaaaccaggagaaataaagaataaaaacagaacaagtgTTGGTGTTTGGGCAGCATGTAATTTTGGAAAGGCAGGGCAGTTTTGATGGTGGCCTCGACCCCCGCAGTCAAATAGCCAAATCCTCAAGGAAAAAAACCCAAGATGTGTGAACCACTGCGCCCCTCCTGGACAATGGTGTTGTGTGCAGGAACAGCTGCGGCCTTTGGACTGGTCGGGCCTTAGAAGGCCTGCTGGGCTGGGTTGTAGTTGAATGTTGTTGGCACGTGTGGCCTCTCCTCCAGCTTGTCATACTCCAGATGAAATTCCTTAGAGATGCAATCACAATTTTAACACGATGGCAAAAGCTCTGGCGCACCACAAAAAGTCAGTAAAGCTCATCACAGATGCCATTTTGCTCGTGATGAAAGTGcaaacaggctgcagagagacacactcTTACCTTGGCTACTTTCCTCCAGTTAAGACAATCAAAAAAGTAGTAGGTTCCCCTCTCGTAGGCGTTGGTCTTCAGTGTAGGCTCCATACCGGGCGCCCTTGTTATCCAAACCCGCTCCTCTTTGTGGTACCTCCAGTCCCTGTTAAAGCTGGAGAGTGACGTTACAACAGTGAGTCGCAGAAAATATGAATCTGTCAACAATGTCCAGGTCGAGAAGAAACATTATCAAACTGAAATCTATTTAGAGTGTCAACTTAAGAGTGACAGGTAGACAATATCTCTGCAGCTATCGCCATTCCAAAGGTTCAGTACTCACAGCTCCACTGCTGCCAGAAGCTGTAGCAGGTCTCCCCCGTTCATGTAGTACAGGTAGAACAACAGGTCTTCACCATATCGAGCCAGTTTAATTGCAGCCAACTAGAGGCAGGGCGGCAAAGGATATGAATTAGTACACACTGTATGCACTTCCTGAAGACCGCAACAAGTTTTCCTGAAGCTCGCTGTTACCTTGTCCCTTATGTGGATATTGGTTAAGTATTCAGAGGGAACGTGGAAGTCTGAAAAGAGAAGCATAAGTGAGTTAGTGCAGTACAATCTTAATGGAATACTGTAAGAAGACTTTTCTAAATTCTCTGTCATGCCAGTGGAGAGATGGCAGCAGGCTGCATTAACTAGGGTGCCAATTACTGTACGTCTCAACAAAAATCTGGAttaattaagtacattttcacTATTCATCAAACTGCCATATGGGAGTGTTTTGCCTGTCTCCCCTCTCGGCTTTCCTTCAACGCTCAGTCATCATCTCACTGCTTCcacctcatcctctctttggTCTGTTTCCACACTCAAATGATGCAGCAGTAGAGCGCAACATAAGCGCTAAtgctttaaaatgctgcatttcagcAGATGATACAGTACAGCCGATTCTAAAAAATTCTGGGAAAGGATTGTGAGAAGTGTGCAGCTGAAGATGAGGAGGCTTCACCTGCTTCCTAACAACTCCTCTTCCTGCATGCACATCCTGTCTGTCATCATAAAAATGTCTTCAGACTGGCCCTCGAAAGCTAATCAGGAGTGGCAAATGATCACTAAAATAaggtaattaaaaaaatgaaatggttGTCCGACATAATTCACATTAATGTCTTACCAATGTCTTGAGGTCGACATGGTGATGAAGCCCAAGGAGAGGCGAACTTGGGGTACAAGTTTCTGTCGGGAAAGAGAGTTGCTAATAAGAACACCAAAACAGAAGAACGACACAGCTCGAGATGTCTCCAGCTAATGCGtctcttgtgtattttttttctgtatttagaGCAGAGCGGCTCTCTTACTCTGGTGAGTTTAAGTTGAGTCCCAGTGTCGTGAGGTCACTTCCTAGCGCCAGATGGACCATCCCCGGGTCAGTCTCTGCCGCCCGGATAAACGTCAGCAGGCCAATCATGCCGAATTGGTCTGTTACCATTCCTGAGGGAATGTTCGTCACCCGACCTGTAGCAGCAGGATAACTCAGCATTCAACAAACCGCTAAAACTGGGCTGTGATCGACAGTTGACACTTAGTCTCAATACATTACCTCCATAACTCTAAACCACAACCTGTGCAAGCATTGCAGAGCAAACCAAGCCAATTATTCTTTAACAAGTGATGGCCACAGACAGAATAATGGACATATGATGATGGTCTGTATGACAGAGAACATATTCTTTTGGCTTCCACACTGTAGCCTATCCAATAATTATCTAACACCAAATGCAGGGTAGAGAGCCCAACTGCCTCACCCAAGTTGTGCGATTAAGAAGGGATGTCTCAGTGGAATTGGAGCAATACGATTGGCTGAGAGGTCTCACCATCGGGCAACACCTGGATCCCTTTCTTCTGGTTGTTGTTCTGTGCTGAGGCCGTTTTGTCTCCGGGGAACTTGGGCCCATCTGCATTAGATGTGCTCTTGCTTGTGGAGTTCAAGTTCTACAAGGAAAACCagttttaaacagaaaaataaaacataccAGTACATGATTATTTCTGATGCGTAACCCTGACACAGACACCAAaagaaaaacccaaaaaaaccCCCAGACATCCCGACAGGCTGTGCCGTGCAGACACTTACAGTTTTGCTGTCATCGTTGTTCAACGTGGGGTCCTTATAGTTTGGGCCAGGCAGTGCAGGGAAGTCCTCGTTATGGATGGAGAAATCCTGTGTCTGTTCAGTTGATGGCTTTGTCACCATGCCAActtgaagatgatgatgaacacagtgaagtAGAGATTATAATTCCCCAAAGTGTAATaggaaataaatcaaaacaaaagggTAACATAAAcaattcatgtttctgtccatcagAAGAAAGCCTTGGCTCGCGTGAACCCAATCAAGAACCTGATATTCCTTTCCTCTCCTAGGGGAACCTATCGCCTATTGCTTGtgtaaaaataagacattttctCAGGCCTACTAATGGCCTACCATAAGGAGCCCGTCCAGCCAGTGGGTTGAGCACCGGTGTTGGGTTTCCAGTCCCTTCTCTCCGACTCCTGTCTGCTAACGCAGGGAAGTCTGAGAGATCCAGTCCCGTTACATTTTCACTCCCATCTGCAGCAACAGGAAGAATACGAGCTTGTAATGTGTAACGTCACCTTAGACATAACTGATCTGTGTAATAATGCAGCAGTTATCAACTTGATAATCTACTTTCATTACActgcaaatgaaagaaaaaaatagcccTCCCCTGCGTAATGACTGTTGACCAAACACCACCGTCACTCGCTGAATCAACAGTCAAAGTTGAAAAACCACACAAACTAATTGCACTTTTACAGAGTTTCAACCAACAAAATGCCCAGATTCATTTCAACTGATCCTCTCGCTTCAAGAAGACGCTGCTCACTGCATTTTACAGGAAACAAGGTTTTCTTGTTGTGATTCTTTCGGCAATAGAGAGTGAAGAGAAGAATAATGAGAACTAACAAAGAAATTAGCAATGCCTGTCTAAAGTATTGTGCAGCATGGTGTCCTTATGAGATCTAATTATTACTGTGGTTTTTGTAAAATCTAtcgtaaaaaaaaatctgattgcTGCTGCTAATAAACCCCCAAAGTACTGACCCGTGGTATAACTGGCTCGATCAAACGCACTAACCTGTGCCATTGAAGATGCTGCTTGATAATGAGTTGTTTATCCCAAAAGCCTGATTGCGGTTCATACCAAATCCTGACATGCTgcaaatgcaaaagaaaaacaaaacaaacgaTAAGCTTCCAGCTTCCAAACATTAACTCtcccaaaaatgaaaatgtctatATCAGGAACTGTAAAGGACACAAAACAGCAGATCTGTCTGAAGGTTGTTTCAGACGAGTGACCCCGTCTGAGTCATACTGGGCTTGTCTACCTGTTTATGGTGAATGGCTGGCGTGCTGGTTGCTGTTTGGGCATACAGATGATACTGGGCGAGCTGCGGTTGGGGCTGCCCAGCCCCGAGCTGCCCATACTATTGGTCCTGCCGCTCATTCCGATGCCTTGACCGACCTGAGAGTGGTTCAGCATGTTCCTCGAGTTCATCGGCAATGTCCCCCTGTTAGAACACCATCAGGTCTGATTTAGTGCattcatagttttgtcatttcaaCATAAAAATTGCAACAAACCGAGTCTGCAAACTCACAAACCAGTgaacaccttcacacacacctgcttggTGATGGAGGGGTATGGAGGGACATGGTGGGGACCCCCGTCGTGGGGGTGATATGACTTGGTAGCTGCGTGCCTTGTGTTAGATTTCGGTTTAACTGAGGCGTATTGTTCCCCATGCCCCTTACCGAGAAGCCGAGTGCACCTGCAGAAAGatgtggaagaaaaacaaatgctgtcAGGCAACTCAAAGAAGACGCTTCTGCAAAATGTGCCACATTCAGCCTTTAAGTAACTCCTCCTGGGTGATTATAGGGAAAAACCCACTTACTTTGTGGACCGTACAAACTTGCACCAAGCTGCGACAGCTGACCCGACGACGATggtgagggagaggaaagcATCTGGAGAAAATGTGTGAGGACAGGACAGAGTAAGATGACCAGGAAGCTCAGGAAATCACAGAATTGTGACAATGTGGCGAGCAAACTCACATCTTTGTCCGACCGATGTGGGAACATCGACGGCTGGTTGTAGTACATGCTTTCATCAGTAAAGTCGTTATCGACTACCTCGACGAACTCTACAAATTTCTTTCTAGCACCAAACATGCCTTTTGTCacctggagagagagcagagcaaagcTGCTGTTAGACACATTCAAGGGAAAGAAGTGAAGAGGCGAAGAGATGAACGAACACAATACACTTTCATGGTGACCTTGGCATTTCCGATCGTAAtacactgtttcctgtttggaaACTAACGCTGCAAATATCACCACAACTACCTGAACGTCACCTTATAATAGTTGAAATGTTGCACAGCCATTGAGACTCAATCATTTCACGATCACTGACAGCACTGCATTGCAGTTATTCAGCATCTGCTTGGTCCAGCACTTCACTAACACTACATAACCCTGACATTTAATTAAACTTGTTAAACACAGGACTACATTTCTAGGAGTGCACCTTCAAATCAAATCGACACATGGTTTATTCTCATTTGTTTGTaattgactgtgtgtgcgtgtgtgtgttggagttgTTGCAGTAAAGTTTTGAACAGTGTGTGTCTAGTTTGTAGAGATGTACACGCATAtgggatgaagatgatgaactTCCACAACAAAATAAAGTATTTCTCTTATGTATAACATGTGTGAAATGAATCGCTGACAGCAGAATTAACCTTTCGTTTCCTCCCTGTTAATCTCCTCGGGGTATTAGTGTGTCTTAAATGCTGAACAGTTCACTAACTTGCCACTGTTGAGATAAATAATAGCAGCAATGCTAACGTGCTAGTTAGCCAACACTGatgtagctaatgttagcaggcTAAGTGCTTGTAATCAATCTgcgttagcttagctagcttaACGTCAGTTTGCAAGCGGGCTACCCAAACAAGGCGCTAAATACCTCAACATACCGAAACCTTTCAACTTCAAAACACCTTGCCGTAGCTACCAAGCAGCAGTCGCTATCAGGCAATAATTTGggccctctctgcctccatatATCCACAGTCAGCTGTCCGCTTCCTCGGCTCAGTGTACGCTCCGtttgcagccagcagcagcagcagcagtccaacCAGCAGCGACAATCTGCTGGAGCTACAGGCTACAGACTCGCTCCGTATCGAAACGGAGGAAAACGGGCACATAAAGAGCTCACTCCGAAGGCTTACACGTGTGCCGAACCGAAGTAATATGACGGAAAATAAGCACAATATCCTCACCACATCAATTTCCCTTCTCTTCGTTAGATCCAAGATGGCTGTGTGTATTCTGAATCAAGAGCAGGATAGCCTTTGCCCTCTGACCTTACAACCCGCTGACCACTTCCGTACACAAAGCCGTCAGTCCCACAGGCTGCTGAGCAGAGCGACGACCAATGAGCCGAgaatgtgtgtacatatattatgcacatgaatataaatgagagcagagctgtcaagcctctgcctccctcctgtGATCATGAGCTGTCTTGCTTTGTGAAAATACTGAGCAGGCACTACAGAGGATGCCTCTCTTAATCACAATGTCAGAATATTCAAATAATAAAGATAtctatttgtttctttttgctgtATTCTCTGGGCCTCAGACAAGGGTGATAATACACTAAAGGGGAAATTGGTGCCACAGGAAGCTTAAGGATTTATTAGCAAAAACAGGATACTGCCCAGGGGCCCGTAAGGCTCCCAGTTCACTGTGTATCAACAGGTTTGTgctaaattaatttaaaaattgtttgttaatgtttgttaacactacaaaaacacaatgtcagCTATTATAATAAGGGCCTTAAGCCAGGTTTGTTCTGATCTTGAGGTCCTGTATGAAGAGGGACCTGTATTAAAATCGTTGTTCCCCTGTAGTAAATTTGGCAAAATAATAAGTTAAGTTACTCCTTTGTGTAAAAATGTGGTCTCAGTTTGTCCCAACATGTGCTTCAACTGATCTCACGATTTACATTATTTTCTAAAGAAGTACAGTTTTTAATGTTGGTAAAATTGTCaaattttacaaaaacagtaaCTGCAATCTGACCACTTGTCATCCgtggagaaagagaaactttATCTGCTTTGTGAAATGCTGTTTATGCCTTTGTAGGCACCATCATGTTATAGcaactctttttcttttccaccatCATATCCCACTTTAGCAGCACACTGACTGATCAGACAGTTGCTGAGCACCTGTGCcagacaaactgaaataatatattaaaaaaactCTCTTGTGGGACATTTCAAGTGCTCTTGGGGACATTTAATGACCACAGGGCCATAAGCAGTTGCTATGTTTGCTTAAGCATTGGGCTGACTCTGGTACAGCGCACAGCAAGTGAGGCTTCACTGGAGCCCATTTGGGCCCTCGGCACCTTAATTTAGACTTACTTGCAGGATATTTGTAATTGTAACCACATTTTAACTCGAGCGGCTTTCGctactctttctttctttcaggcTGAATTTTAGGCTCAACTCACTTTCATAGCTAAACTGTTGACCAAACTGCTGAGGAAAGCCATGGGGTGAGTTTGAAAGCGTTGGAAACATCcttttcacagagaaaattttgacttgtcacagcaggaagagCAGCTGTAACTAATGACATTAATGATGATGCCATCACATTAATAACCTAATAGGAACATCAAttccacctgtgcttctcctgctgtgacataCCAAAATGTCtgtctattattattattactacatGGTTCTTTCTGAATGCTCGACCTGGTTTGTACTGTTGTGTGTTGGAGGCCCTCAGGCAGTAAGTGGATAAGGAGAAGGGCAAGTGCTAAAAACAGTGTGTCgctgagtgaaaacagacaacagacacagaccTCCCGATAAGGAAAATGAAATTCCTTCTGTTTTATCTGGTCAGAAAATAGCCCTAATGAAGGAATGCAAGATATCACGGGCAAATCACACCTCAGGCAGGTAGAGATGACATGTCACTTCTCACAGTTAGGAACTGAGCCTCCCCAACAAGAGATAAGTAGGAAATGATATTCCACTTTTCAAACTACATGCCTGTATGGAAAACTAAAACACGAGCACCAGGATTTAGAGAATTTTTAGAGTTGTTATGGCACTAAAGTCTCAACCCCACAACGACCACACAGTCCATGTCCAAGTAATTCAAATGCTGTGTTGGCAAAACACAGATCTACACACACCCTCCGCCGCGCTTCAGAACACTTCTTCGTTTTCCTGGGACTTCATTTAACTTCACTTCCCTTCCctgcacaaacatttcaaaagatTTACTATGATCTAAGTcctaataaaacacacagactcccTCTTTGGTCTCCCTGTGAACACTGACGAATTCTTGAGATCGTTCCACGGCAGAGGCCCACTCGTCTGGCCCGGTGGCACAGACCCAGAACTGGTCCGACCCgattaaaacagaatgtaaatgACCTTCGCTGCTCTTTCATCACAAAGCACTTCTTATGCTTATCCATGGCACGCTgcccctttctgtctctctctctcccacctctgTCATCTCGGAGAAGAAGGGGGGAAAGTCATTAGGCACAAatggggaggagagagcagctaGTGGTTGCTATCGCCATGAATGTCAGGGCAAAGCTCAGAGCCACTGAGAGATAATGAGAGGGCTGCACTGGGGAATATCTGCCCAGAGAATACAATACATTTTCAGCTCATTAAGTTGGATAAACAAATGGCTTACTGTAGGAGATACTGAGAGTCATGGACATCAGCAGGAAAACATTGGAAAGTAGGTGTTTTTCAATTCTCATTATGATCATCTTTACActtattgtgttttctgtagtcTTGTTGACCACTGTCTGATTGTAAATAACTCACCAGCATGGCTTTTATCACAGAAAAGGGTGGAATTCAGCATCATAATCGTGTAATTGCTACATGCAGCTTCATATGCTGCATTACAAAGATGCAATACATTGTGacaaacttgttttgttttcacatattGTCAAGATCAATAACTCCAGAGGGCTGCGGTGGAGGAGCATTAATGGGACGCCATTAAATTTACGTGAAGATGCCAACAGCCTACCTCAGTGCAACCCTTGTTTGGCACTAAGTTTATGTGGAGGACCAGTGGTGTGTCAGAGACAGGGAGTAAGATGGGTAACGCCATGCGAGGCATTGTTGCCTTCATTCCTTCAGAGCGTTGCCAACGCTTCTTAGTGGGGGACCTGAAGGAAATGCCACTTGATCGGACCCTGGACCTGAGCAGCCGACAGTTGCGTCGGCTGCCTGTTGCTGCCTGTGTCTTTGATGAGCTGGTGAAGCTCTACCTGAGTGACAACAACCTCAGCAGCTTGCCGGTTGAACTGCAGGGCCTGaagaagctgcagctcctggCCCTTGACTTTAACTGCTTTGAAGAGCTCCCAGCAGCCGTTTGCCGATTGCCCCAGCTCAGCATCCTTTACCTGGGTAACAACAGGCTTTGCAGTCTCCCCAAAGAACTGAGACAGCTCAAGGAACTTAGTACTCTGTGGCTGGAGACTAATTGCTTCACTGTTTTCCCCAAGGTGGTTTGTGAGCTCTCTAATCTCAAGACCCTGCACCTCGGTTATAATCAGATACAGAGTTTACCAAAAGAGCTCAGCGGGCTGGAAGAGCTAAGAAGTGTCTGGCTTGCAGGGAACCAGCTGGCAGAGTTCCCACCCGTGTTGCTGGAAATGCATTTTCTTGCCGTCATCGATGTGGATCGCAACAAAATACGCCGCTTCCCAGGCCTGTCTCACTTGCAGGGGTTGAAACTCGTCATCTATGACCACAACCCCTGTGTGAATGCCCCAATGGTGGGCGAGGGAGTCAGAAGAGTCGGGCGCTGGGCGGACAGCCCGGATGATGAACAGGAAGATGATGGGTCAAAAGCAGCGAGCGAGACGACAGCAGAGGTCACGGAAGCACACCCTGAGGAGGAGCTCGATATGTAGGGTCAAGGAACAATGTGACCTTCAGCTGTGGTGAGGCCTGGCGCTACAGGATGACGTTCAAGTGGAACACTTAGAGCGGAGCGGCGTGTTGTACATCAGGCTGACGGTTGGTCCATATATGGTGAAACCAATCATATGAGCTTTAATATAAGACACAAAGTACTCTGTGTCTTATTTGAATTTGTAAAACTGTGTATGCCTTCAAATGATTAGTTGCAACAACAGTGACATTGTGAATTGCTATTATTTATCTTATGGAACAGACATATATGTTAGAAATTTTATATAATTTTACAGGTTGTGTCTGTGGGATCAACAGGGTAACAGTACCGGCAAGCTTGTATCCCTACGTAATAAATAttagtgttgtgttttgtttgcagaaCAGTAATCCATTCATGCTTTCCTGTTAAAATGGCAGTTAGTTGTTGCAGAGGCTTTACTGTGGGTCACTTGTGAACATAACCATTGAATTAACAACAGGCATGAGATGGCACCATGTAAACTCAAAGGTTATGTGTTAGTTCTTATTTTATAGTGCAGGgactgacaaaaaaagaggatTCATTACACAAATTCTTATTCCACCAGAGCCTGAGATGATATCTGTACCTGCTGAGGCTAAATACAGTGAGGATTTTAATACCAGTGATGGATGGTTTAAGTCAATTAGTGCACTCCTTATCCAGACCAATGCATAATTCATCAGATAGATTGGGGCTGTGGCTTTGAATAAAGACTGCTAATGGGCCTTAATATCATCGCCATAAGGCTCTGACCTGAAACGGATCGGAAGTGCAGCTTTCCAAATCCCTCAGTGTACCAGGAAAATGTTCTGTAAACAAGATTAAATGTCATTCCACAATGGATCACTTCGTGCGTTTTGAAtcatttcaaaagaaatgtAGGTAATGTaagttggaaaaacaaaatgggTGCCAACCAGCCGATTTAaaacagtgtgaacacactgagcTACTGTATTGATCAGGAAAATAGATACTTTATTGTGCATGTTTCAGCACTCCCAGAGGCTCAGTGAACATATAACGACATCTTTCTGTTTTATGATTCATGTCAAAGATGCACTCCAACATTTCACTCACAGCATCAACAGTGAGGAGATTTGGGTTCAGTTCAATGCCACAACACAGTCAGGTGCTTCGGAATTCATCACATGTATCGTTGGTACGtagtttgatgtgtttgaaagagagcacaaacacaacatgccTCCACTGCGGACATAGACGTTCCCAGTCACCCCAGTGTGAAGAGTTCATGTGGAAAACAAGCTGTCCGTGTAATTGGCTGATGTCTCGCTGATGATCTCTTTCATGAAAGATTCCTTTCATGGACTTGGTGACTTTGCAAACTGTGTAACTGTGCATTTTATTTCCTTATTGCATagaaatgtgagtgtgtatttatgttatttaaCCATTTGTTCTGATTccactgattcatttttcaatGCAAATGTTACTGTTGGTGTCACTATAAGCTGAATCAAAGTTCACTATAAATGCAAAAACTATCAATGTATATGACCATTGATTGATATTTGGGATTTGTCTGAAAAATACCTGGTTTTagtccattttttttatttgtttttgtaattttatcTGAATAATAGAAGAAGGTACATCACATTCTAGTATATAAAAGCAGTATGACTTTATCTAAAGTGTCAGCGTGGTGTTTACAAAAAGGAATGTTTGACAACTTTGATTTCCAACAATGATCATCGTGAGGTAATAGATAAGGTTTGCATTAGTGGATGACTGCCATAGACTATATTTTATCAaagtaaaagcttttttttttttttttcaaaaactcATCTTTTTCCAACATGGGAAATAGGAAAGAAATAAATCTAAGTTATCCATGTGTTTGACCTGAttttatgttgcattttgtaCATAGAAATGCTCAGGGTGTCTGGATCTCCTGTCATATAGAAAAATGATATAAACTCAGTCATTGTGGGTCttgatttacattttctgcaaaCCAACTTCTTTAAAGCACCAAAAATGATCAGATCTGTCTGTAGACAAACATTCTGTTGATACTTACAGCTGCATTATTATTTGACAGGGATGTCACCCAACCTTAGAGAAGAGGCAGTAAAGACAGAGAAGTGTGCTGATTTAATTTATTCAACAGATTATGAGTGCGTTATGAGTTCAACAATATCTTTGGTACAACATTCCCCATCCATTCAACTTGCACAAACCCGAAGCTCCCCAAATACATGGAGTCATAAATCAACAATTCCTGCATCACCTCCACTTTATTATGTGTAACAACCAGCAATTTCAAAACAGTAACATCACTTATTCTCCTCATACTGTATGTTCCTTGAGGTTAAATACAACCATATTTAATTGACAAACTTTTAATAAACTTATATTACTCAAAAGACCCAGCTAAAACACCTTGGTACTTTGttgtaaggaaaaaaaaaaacaataaatacaattttaataacattaaaatgcagagTGGGAACTGCACTGTAACAGACACAAAGACCTGATGGAATGAACGGCAACTTTGTAAACGCACTGACGCCTTGACGAAATGTGCCACAGCAGTTAAGTCACCCTTTACATTGAGACAGAATGTCTCTATTTGCACGatgaaaaagcaacaaattcCTTCTGGGCCTCAGGCTGGACCCgttccacattttttttctagGACGTTAGTAAAAACAAAGAGGCTTGTTTAGGCACATTTTCCAAATCGAATTGCTCTGAGAGAAGCTCTGAAATAAAGTGAACACAaggcttgtttgtgtgtatccTCTAAAAGGGTGTGAAACACTTCTGGATATTCCAACTTCCAAATACCAGCCTAAAATTTACTTTCAAGTATGGGGCGGCTATTTtcataaacagaaacaaactctACTGATTTTTGAACTGGCAATCAAGACTGTCTGATCTAATCTAATCGTTGATGATAAAGCCAAATTTCCTGTTGGACAAGGTAG from Chaetodon auriga isolate fChaAug3 chromosome 6, fChaAug3.hap1, whole genome shotgun sequence encodes the following:
- the cnot2 gene encoding CCR4-NOT transcription complex subunit 2 isoform X1, producing MFGARKKFVEFVEVVDNDFTDESMYYNQPSMFPHRSDKDVSLLATLSQFCDFLSFLVILLCPVLTHFLQMLSSPSPSSSGQLSQLGASLYGPQSALGFSVRGMGNNTPQLNRNLTQGTQLPSHITPTTGVPTMSLHTPPSPSRGTLPMNSRNMLNHSQVGQGIGMSGRTNSMGSSGLGSPNRSSPSIICMPKQQPARQPFTINSMSGFGMNRNQAFGINNSLSSSIFNGTDGSENVTGLDLSDFPALADRSRREGTGNPTPVLNPLAGRAPYVGMVTKPSTEQTQDFSIHNEDFPALPGPNYKDPTLNNDDSKTNLNSTSKSTSNADGPKFPGDKTASAQNNNQKKGIQVLPDGRVTNIPSGMVTDQFGMIGLLTFIRAAETDPGMVHLALGSDLTTLGLNLNSPENLYPKFASPWASSPCRPQDIDFHVPSEYLTNIHIRDKLAAIKLARYGEDLLFYLYYMNGGDLLQLLAAVELFNRDWRYHKEERVWITRAPGMEPTLKTNAYERGTYYFFDCLNWRKVAKEFHLEYDKLEERPHVPTTFNYNPAQQAF
- the lrrc10 gene encoding leucine-rich repeat-containing protein 10 gives rise to the protein MWRTSGVSETGSKMGNAMRGIVAFIPSERCQRFLVGDLKEMPLDRTLDLSSRQLRRLPVAACVFDELVKLYLSDNNLSSLPVELQGLKKLQLLALDFNCFEELPAAVCRLPQLSILYLGNNRLCSLPKELRQLKELSTLWLETNCFTVFPKVVCELSNLKTLHLGYNQIQSLPKELSGLEELRSVWLAGNQLAEFPPVLLEMHFLAVIDVDRNKIRRFPGLSHLQGLKLVIYDHNPCVNAPMVGEGVRRVGRWADSPDDEQEDDGSKAASETTAEVTEAHPEEELDM
- the cnot2 gene encoding CCR4-NOT transcription complex subunit 2 isoform X2, which gives rise to MFGARKKFVEFVEVVDNDFTDESMYYNQPSMFPHRSDKDMLSSPSPSSSGQLSQLGASLYGPQSALGFSVRGMGNNTPQLNRNLTQGTQLPSHITPTTGVPTMSLHTPPSPSRGTLPMNSRNMLNHSQVGQGIGMSGRTNSMGSSGLGSPNRSSPSIICMPKQQPARQPFTINSMSGFGMNRNQAFGINNSLSSSIFNGTDGSENVTGLDLSDFPALADRSRREGTGNPTPVLNPLAGRAPYVGMVTKPSTEQTQDFSIHNEDFPALPGPNYKDPTLNNDDSKTNLNSTSKSTSNADGPKFPGDKTASAQNNNQKKGIQVLPDGRVTNIPSGMVTDQFGMIGLLTFIRAAETDPGMVHLALGSDLTTLGLNLNSPENLYPKFASPWASSPCRPQDIDFHVPSEYLTNIHIRDKLAAIKLARYGEDLLFYLYYMNGGDLLQLLAAVELFNRDWRYHKEERVWITRAPGMEPTLKTNAYERGTYYFFDCLNWRKVAKEFHLEYDKLEERPHVPTTFNYNPAQQAF
- the cnot2 gene encoding CCR4-NOT transcription complex subunit 2 isoform X3 codes for the protein MFGARKKFVEFVEVVDNDFTDESMYYNQPSMFPHRSDKDMLSSPSPSSSGQLSQLGASLYGPQSALGFSVRGMGNNTPQLNRNLTQGTQLPSHITPTTGVPTMSLHTPPSPSRGTLPMNSRNMLNHSQVGQGIGMSGRTNSMGSSGLGSPNRSSPSIICMPKQQPARQPFTINSMSGFGMNRNQAFGINNSLSSSIFNGTVGMVTKPSTEQTQDFSIHNEDFPALPGPNYKDPTLNNDDSKTNLNSTSKSTSNADGPKFPGDKTASAQNNNQKKGIQVLPDGRVTNIPSGMVTDQFGMIGLLTFIRAAETDPGMVHLALGSDLTTLGLNLNSPENLYPKFASPWASSPCRPQDIDFHVPSEYLTNIHIRDKLAAIKLARYGEDLLFYLYYMNGGDLLQLLAAVELFNRDWRYHKEERVWITRAPGMEPTLKTNAYERGTYYFFDCLNWRKVAKEFHLEYDKLEERPHVPTTFNYNPAQQAF